A section of the Arabiibacter massiliensis genome encodes:
- a CDS encoding PH domain-containing protein produces the protein MGEPRRFAGKVDGWFYAAIAGTNLLFAGMVVTTLAKSEPVGAAIGLICLAICDLVLVPMAARTFVEFDGGGNLTIVFGLQRASFPVAKVNRARETRSVLASLAASADRIELTAGYDQVMIAVKDKEGFLGELARRNPGTQIERRAARR, from the coding sequence GTGGGTGAGCCGAGGCGCTTCGCGGGGAAGGTGGACGGCTGGTTCTATGCGGCCATCGCGGGGACGAACCTGCTGTTCGCAGGGATGGTTGTGACGACGCTCGCGAAATCCGAGCCCGTCGGCGCCGCGATCGGCCTCATCTGCCTCGCGATCTGCGACCTCGTGCTCGTGCCCATGGCCGCACGCACCTTCGTCGAGTTCGACGGCGGGGGCAACCTCACCATCGTGTTCGGCTTGCAGAGGGCGTCGTTCCCCGTCGCCAAGGTCAACCGGGCGCGCGAGACGCGCAGCGTCCTGGCCTCGCTGGCCGCATCGGCCGACCGCATCGAGCTGACCGCCGGCTACGACCAGGTGATGATCGCGGTGAAGGACAAGGAGGGCTTCCTCGGGGAGCTCGCCCGGCGCAATCCCGGCACGCAGATCGAACGCAGGGCCGCGCGTCGCTGA
- a CDS encoding tyrosine-type recombinase/integrase, with translation MANGDGSIIARGRGVWEVQLSFGKDPITGKYRKATRTVHGTKAEARKVRDKMKADHDNGLRIDSGKVTFREFAATWTEARRTAGTANERTIEKDAQRLEFVCSFIGDVPMNAIDAQAIESLYAAIKARRIEQGYSFGNTTMRSYHVLIKSVFKKAVNYDLILRNPCDRVEAPKADDPERRSLAVDEGARLLRCIDEAEAAAYRMLDEKEARQTERGNLFGRTYLRGLSVIGYAMTARIGLATGVRLSEPLLLIWKYVDLDQSCIFIVKAKTKAGVRRIALDSKTVEHLRMWKTRQAVELLKIGVRQSDATPVVCSARGTFCNVWNFEHWWNDFRERNGFSDLKYHELRHTQATQLLANGVDVKTVQTRLGHSDPSLTLKWYAHALPENDEKAAHLVGELFSTEPEKPRIIEVKTA, from the coding sequence ATGGCAAATGGAGACGGAAGCATCATCGCGCGCGGGCGCGGGGTGTGGGAAGTTCAGCTGTCCTTCGGCAAAGACCCGATCACGGGCAAGTACCGCAAGGCGACGCGCACCGTCCACGGCACCAAGGCCGAGGCGCGGAAGGTTCGCGACAAGATGAAAGCGGATCACGACAACGGCTTGCGCATCGATTCTGGCAAGGTGACATTCCGTGAATTCGCCGCAACGTGGACGGAGGCGCGGAGGACGGCGGGCACGGCCAATGAGCGGACAATCGAGAAAGACGCGCAACGCCTCGAATTCGTCTGCTCGTTCATCGGAGACGTGCCGATGAACGCTATAGACGCGCAGGCCATCGAATCGTTGTATGCGGCTATCAAGGCGCGCAGGATCGAACAGGGCTACAGCTTCGGCAACACGACCATGAGGTCATACCACGTCCTCATAAAAAGCGTGTTCAAAAAGGCCGTGAATTACGATTTGATACTACGCAACCCATGCGACCGTGTGGAAGCGCCGAAGGCCGACGACCCCGAGCGCCGTTCGCTCGCCGTCGATGAGGGCGCGCGACTTCTCCGGTGCATCGACGAGGCGGAAGCTGCGGCGTATCGGATGCTCGACGAAAAGGAAGCCCGCCAGACCGAGCGCGGGAACCTTTTCGGAAGAACCTACCTGCGCGGCTTGTCTGTAATCGGGTATGCGATGACAGCGAGAATCGGACTAGCTACAGGCGTGCGGCTTAGCGAACCGTTGTTGCTCATATGGAAATACGTTGATTTGGATCAGTCGTGCATATTCATAGTCAAAGCCAAGACCAAAGCGGGCGTGCGCCGAATCGCGCTGGACTCGAAAACAGTTGAGCATCTGCGCATGTGGAAAACTCGGCAAGCCGTCGAGCTTCTGAAGATAGGCGTGCGGCAAAGCGACGCAACGCCGGTCGTGTGCTCCGCTCGGGGCACCTTCTGCAATGTATGGAACTTCGAGCATTGGTGGAACGATTTCAGGGAGCGAAACGGCTTCAGTGATCTGAAATACCACGAACTGCGCCACACCCAGGCCACCCAGCTGCTTGCCAACGGCGTGGACGTGAAGACGGTGCAGACGAGGCTCGGACATTCCGACCCTTCGCTGACTTTGAAGTGGTACGCCCATGCGTTGCCGGAAAACGACGAGAAGGCGGCGCATCTGGTAGGCGAATTGTTCTCGACGGAGCCGGAGAAGCCGCGCATCATCGAGGTCAAAACAGCCTGA
- a CDS encoding DUF3887 domain-containing protein, with protein sequence MNRESYVKAVAKRLSCSKARRDEFVRDLEADIAAALEAGEGWEQVERRLGDPRQVAAEFNEGLSEQELAAGRKRKRTKMIAIAAAVVIVLAAVIGGAAWWVAPKTAPVGTSSGASEQALVTKAQEAAEVIAANDYDAFLPMLDPSVAQALSEPVIADAHALFGDDWGPLKSYGNAYSTQIEQMGLVLDVVEFVANYENATVTFTMSFNKDMKIMGLNLR encoded by the coding sequence ATGAATCGTGAATCCTATGTGAAGGCGGTCGCGAAGCGGCTTTCGTGCTCGAAGGCGCGCCGCGACGAGTTCGTGCGCGACCTCGAGGCCGACATCGCCGCCGCGCTCGAAGCGGGCGAGGGCTGGGAGCAGGTGGAGCGCCGCCTGGGCGATCCGCGCCAAGTGGCCGCCGAGTTCAACGAGGGCCTTTCCGAGCAGGAGCTCGCCGCCGGCAGGAAGCGCAAGCGCACCAAGATGATCGCCATCGCGGCAGCCGTGGTGATCGTGCTGGCAGCCGTGATCGGCGGGGCCGCATGGTGGGTGGCGCCGAAGACGGCGCCTGTGGGCACGAGCTCCGGTGCATCCGAGCAGGCGCTTGTCACCAAGGCGCAGGAGGCGGCCGAGGTTATCGCCGCGAACGATTACGATGCGTTCCTTCCGATGCTCGACCCCAGCGTGGCCCAGGCTTTGTCCGAGCCCGTGATAGCGGACGCCCATGCGCTCTTCGGCGACGATTGGGGCCCGCTCAAGTCGTACGGGAACGCGTACTCGACCCAGATCGAGCAGATGGGGCTGGTTCTCGACGTGGTCGAATTCGTCGCCAACTATGAGAACGCGACGGTGACGTTCACCATGTCCTTCAACAAGGACATGAAGATCATGGGATTGAACCTCAGGTAG
- a CDS encoding helix-turn-helix transcriptional regulator, producing MKRLEFLRRDKKLSQRELGRLAGVSASYICNAESRGLILFPSQAQRLARELGWEGDASELFEEVKANEVH from the coding sequence GTGAAGCGTTTGGAGTTTCTGCGACGCGACAAGAAGCTGTCCCAGCGCGAGCTTGGAAGGCTCGCAGGGGTCAGCGCATCGTACATCTGCAATGCCGAGAGTAGGGGGCTGATACTGTTTCCGAGCCAGGCCCAGAGACTGGCGCGCGAGCTAGGGTGGGAAGGCGATGCGTCGGAGCTGTTCGAGGAGGTGAAAGCAAATGAAGTGCATTAG
- a CDS encoding site-specific integrase: MAKGDGSITEVRRGVWRVRVDFGTDPVTKKRKVVSRNVYGTKVEARKVRDQIRQEHESGLRADADKLTLAEFADQYHEARCAAGEIGKTHLDRERNELNTISAYLGSTVLRDITPQMVESLYAAIRRDKTAERGSYSGTTLNQIHGTLKRVLQKAVDYDLIMRNPCDRVKAPKKDEPERRSLSIEEGARLLSCINEEEATAYSDMSEKEARQTERGNLFGRDYLRGLNIISNILAVRIGLATGARRGEVFGLCWGCIDLDQSCIHIRQSLTSYGELKPPKSKAGVRSLFVDAVTAEHLRQWKDRQAVELLKIGIRQDDGTPVCCSEKGGLIDLHNFERWWRQFRVRNGFEDLKFHELRHTQATQLLANGVDVKTVQTRLGHSNASLTLNWYAHAIPENDERAAQLVGTLFATRPESTPILKVKTA; encoded by the coding sequence ATGGCAAAAGGAGACGGGAGCATAACGGAAGTGCGGCGTGGTGTGTGGCGCGTGCGCGTGGACTTCGGCACCGACCCGGTGACCAAGAAGCGCAAGGTGGTCTCCCGCAACGTCTACGGCACCAAGGTCGAGGCCCGCAAGGTGCGCGACCAGATCAGGCAGGAGCATGAGAGCGGGCTGCGTGCGGATGCAGACAAGCTGACGCTCGCGGAGTTCGCCGACCAATACCACGAAGCACGCTGCGCAGCCGGTGAGATAGGGAAAACGCATCTTGACAGGGAGCGCAACGAGCTGAACACCATCAGCGCGTACCTCGGTTCAACCGTGTTGCGCGACATAACGCCCCAAATGGTGGAATCGCTGTACGCGGCCATAAGGCGCGACAAGACAGCAGAGCGAGGGAGCTATAGCGGAACCACGCTCAACCAGATACACGGCACGCTGAAGCGCGTTCTGCAAAAGGCAGTCGATTACGACCTGATCATGCGCAACCCATGCGATCGCGTCAAAGCGCCGAAGAAGGACGAGCCGGAACGCCGCTCCCTTTCCATCGAAGAAGGTGCGCGGCTGCTGTCTTGCATAAACGAGGAGGAGGCGACGGCCTATAGCGATATGTCTGAGAAGGAAGCCCGCCAGACCGAGCGCGGCAACCTGTTCGGACGCGACTACTTGCGAGGGCTGAACATCATCAGCAACATCCTCGCCGTGCGTATCGGCCTTGCCACCGGAGCGCGTCGCGGCGAGGTGTTCGGGCTGTGCTGGGGGTGCATCGACCTCGACCAGTCGTGCATCCATATTCGCCAGTCGCTTACGTCTTACGGCGAACTGAAACCGCCCAAGAGCAAGGCTGGTGTGCGCAGCTTGTTCGTGGATGCCGTCACAGCGGAGCATCTTAGGCAGTGGAAGGATCGCCAAGCGGTCGAGCTGCTGAAAATCGGCATCAGGCAGGACGATGGCACGCCGGTGTGCTGCTCGGAGAAAGGCGGCTTGATCGACCTCCACAACTTCGAGCGGTGGTGGCGTCAGTTCCGCGTGCGTAACGGGTTCGAAGACTTGAAGTTCCACGAGCTGCGCCACACGCAGGCGACACAGCTTCTTGCCAACGGAGTGGATGTGAAGACGGTGCAGACCCGGCTCGGCCACTCCAACGCATCGCTCACACTCAACTGGTACGCCCATGCGATTCCCGAGAACGACGAGCGAGCGGCGCAATTGGTGGGAACTTTATTCGCAACTAGGCCAGAAAGCACCCCGATTTTGAAGGTGAAGACGGCTTGA
- a CDS encoding helix-turn-helix domain-containing protein, whose protein sequence is MKCISGEPLPFMAHMAGQVELLASYPDLLTVNHVCELTGLSAQTVRKEINEGRLPGFHIGRKLFMSKQGFLDYIKEGGGAHVPHVVAR, encoded by the coding sequence ATGAAGTGCATTAGTGGCGAGCCGTTGCCCTTCATGGCGCACATGGCGGGGCAGGTCGAACTGCTCGCGAGTTATCCCGACCTTCTCACGGTCAACCACGTCTGCGAGCTGACGGGCCTCAGCGCCCAGACCGTGCGCAAGGAGATCAATGAGGGGAGGTTACCCGGCTTCCATATAGGACGCAAGCTGTTCATGTCGAAGCAGGGCTTCCTCGACTACATCAAGGAAGGAGGTGGCGCACATGTCCCGCATGTCGTCGCTAGATAA
- a CDS encoding phage/plasmid primase, P4 family, giving the protein MNAYENKMMDAALTYAELGFAVFPLVPGGKEPLGNLAPNGFKNATKDPAEINRIWESEPNANIGIACGAASGGLCVVDVDTHNEDGKKSLRSWLEERGATLPETVTARTGGDGLHYYFRSDEACKSRTGILPGIDVKAEGGYIVAPPSVHPSGTPYAWEEGRSQLEAQIAEVDDVVRALVEYRAPKGKDEGGDAEDGKVHEGGRNDALASHLGHLRHFGYGLEELIKEALTYNASTLVPPLDEAEAVGVALSISKYQAPKGRVQADQELLDRLAELRPEDGGRYGSTDQGRGYLFADVFKDKARYCPERKSWYVYDGARWKHDAGALEAGELVKELANALALHRCFLNASEAELNRLDAEWSKWQKRSVRDTILKDAAGVHPLALAEFDANPYLLNVENGTLDLEAGELKLHSPADLITKLAPVSYRPDAAYPRWGQFVSEITDGDEEEALFLQRCFGYALSGSTHHEAMFLLYGPTSRNGKSTLVEAVLNVLGDYGAVTNPEMLSTARSTAGGMKATEDLARLDGVRFASVPELPRGMRLNSATVKHWTGSDSVNARFLNENSFDYKPQFKLFVNTNHLPTATDATLFKSGRVVVVPFTRHFTEAERDPELKRKFRSEEAMSAILNWLLEGWLSLRAEGLALPPSVASATGKYAEENDVVKRFAEERLEKDAGNAVATSELLKAFNEWARSNGVEQSNANSFKGELERAGFQVMRRRPTSITNPVNCVLGFKIKQPNSLHP; this is encoded by the coding sequence GTGAACGCCTACGAGAACAAAATGATGGATGCGGCACTGACCTACGCAGAGCTTGGCTTCGCGGTCTTCCCTCTAGTACCTGGCGGCAAAGAGCCGTTGGGCAATCTCGCCCCGAACGGCTTCAAGAACGCCACTAAAGACCCGGCGGAGATCAACCGCATCTGGGAATCGGAGCCAAACGCGAACATCGGCATAGCATGCGGGGCAGCGTCGGGTGGCCTTTGCGTGGTCGACGTAGACACCCACAATGAAGACGGCAAAAAGTCCTTGCGCTCGTGGCTGGAAGAGAGGGGCGCGACCCTGCCCGAAACCGTTACCGCCAGGACGGGAGGCGACGGGCTGCACTACTACTTCCGAAGCGACGAGGCCTGCAAGTCCAGAACCGGAATCCTTCCGGGAATCGACGTCAAGGCCGAGGGTGGCTATATCGTCGCGCCCCCGAGCGTCCACCCGTCCGGAACCCCATACGCATGGGAGGAGGGCCGCAGCCAGCTCGAAGCACAGATAGCAGAGGTTGATGACGTGGTGCGCGCCCTTGTCGAATACCGCGCTCCCAAAGGCAAAGACGAGGGGGGAGACGCTGAAGACGGCAAGGTTCACGAGGGCGGGCGAAACGATGCCCTGGCCTCGCATCTAGGCCATTTGCGCCACTTTGGATATGGCTTGGAAGAGCTGATCAAAGAAGCCCTTACTTACAACGCCAGCACGCTGGTTCCCCCTTTGGACGAGGCCGAGGCCGTCGGCGTTGCCCTCTCCATCTCCAAGTACCAGGCCCCGAAGGGAAGGGTGCAAGCCGACCAAGAGCTGCTTGACAGACTCGCAGAGCTGCGACCGGAAGACGGGGGGCGCTACGGAAGCACAGACCAAGGCCGCGGGTACCTCTTCGCCGACGTGTTCAAGGACAAGGCGAGGTACTGCCCGGAGCGGAAAAGCTGGTATGTCTACGACGGAGCGCGCTGGAAGCACGACGCCGGTGCGCTAGAAGCCGGTGAACTTGTCAAGGAACTAGCTAACGCGCTAGCGCTGCACCGGTGTTTCCTGAACGCCTCCGAAGCGGAGCTGAACCGGCTCGATGCCGAATGGAGCAAGTGGCAGAAGCGCAGCGTCCGCGACACGATCTTGAAAGACGCAGCTGGCGTGCATCCCTTGGCCTTGGCCGAGTTCGATGCGAACCCGTACCTCTTGAACGTGGAGAACGGCACGCTCGACCTCGAAGCGGGCGAACTGAAGCTGCATTCGCCCGCTGATCTGATCACAAAGCTGGCCCCCGTCTCCTACAGACCCGACGCCGCGTACCCCAGATGGGGACAGTTCGTCAGCGAGATAACGGACGGTGACGAGGAGGAGGCGCTGTTCTTGCAGCGCTGCTTCGGGTACGCCCTCTCAGGTTCGACGCATCACGAGGCGATGTTCCTCCTCTACGGTCCCACGAGCCGCAACGGCAAGAGCACCTTGGTGGAAGCCGTGCTCAACGTCCTCGGCGACTACGGGGCGGTCACCAACCCAGAAATGCTCAGCACGGCCCGGAGCACGGCGGGCGGCATGAAGGCGACCGAGGACTTGGCGAGGCTCGATGGCGTGCGATTTGCAAGCGTCCCCGAGCTTCCGAGGGGCATGCGCCTCAACAGCGCGACCGTGAAGCACTGGACGGGGTCGGACAGTGTGAACGCGAGGTTCCTTAACGAGAACTCCTTCGACTACAAGCCCCAGTTCAAGCTCTTCGTCAACACCAACCATCTGCCCACGGCCACGGACGCGACGCTCTTCAAGTCGGGCCGCGTGGTGGTCGTGCCCTTCACGCGCCACTTCACCGAAGCCGAGCGTGACCCAGAGCTGAAACGGAAGTTCAGGAGCGAGGAGGCCATGTCGGCCATACTGAACTGGCTGCTCGAAGGGTGGCTTAGCTTGCGGGCCGAAGGGCTTGCCCTCCCCCCGTCCGTCGCGTCGGCGACCGGCAAGTACGCCGAGGAGAACGACGTTGTGAAGCGCTTCGCGGAAGAGCGGCTTGAAAAGGATGCTGGGAACGCCGTCGCCACTTCCGAACTGCTCAAAGCTTTCAACGAGTGGGCGCGATCCAACGGAGTAGAGCAGTCCAACGCCAACTCCTTCAAAGGCGAGCTAGAACGGGCGGGCTTCCAGGTGATGCGCCGTAGACCGACCAGCATTACCAACCCCGTGAACTGCGTGCTGGGCTTCAAGATCAAACAGCCCAACTCTCTTCACCCGTAA
- a CDS encoding DUF6273 domain-containing protein, which produces MAKKTFWKRYKSYIIGLAIVVLIASIFIPAKIEIPGRTLDDYDELKGQIANITLVEKLDYDTVIYEVQASPKNFFIKVHMPEGIGAEVGARGCIIDSSELIFDGSHEHPYGFLFPRNGSLFQKALTFLGIYNFNPSIEGHIENRLGASVDSEVTVGDHLYLGKAKFHPRFGDAFSKGIEWRVLAIEDDRALLIANDIIELRGYHNTDADVTWETCDVRSWLNGEFYNGLPNSVKSVAIPVQVTNGDNPVYDTDGGNDTEDTVFLLSLDEANAYFSSDDDRRAQILVEGETRSYIRKAYGVDPVTDAEEHGGYTWWLRTPGDLFKATFVGANGSLGTGEGIFDDGITGTSVSMDGNSIGGVRPALWVQVESEQGDSSANAPIESDQPQVPAGVVDGMETGRDVDKAEEEYNIREYGLKPKEQTIDWSDARNYIGQTVTVEGTVVEVARYQFNGGIDNGGSEIFYLNLGNAFPDINRFTAIIWYEDILTGSVYEELTYSSAVVGYTIQITGTVIDYEGVPEIEIRSNSQVKVTSAALGDWLSEM; this is translated from the coding sequence ATGGCGAAGAAGACTTTCTGGAAAAGGTACAAGTCTTATATAATCGGACTCGCGATAGTTGTCCTGATTGCGTCTATCTTCATTCCTGCAAAAATAGAAATACCTGGTCGCACCTTGGACGACTACGATGAATTAAAAGGCCAGATTGCTAACATAACGCTTGTTGAAAAACTTGATTACGATACAGTCATCTACGAAGTTCAAGCATCGCCAAAGAATTTTTTTATAAAAGTACATATGCCTGAAGGGATTGGTGCCGAAGTCGGGGCGCGGGGATGCATCATTGATTCGTCCGAGCTTATATTTGATGGAAGCCATGAGCACCCGTATGGGTTTCTCTTTCCCCGAAACGGCTCGCTTTTCCAAAAAGCCCTTACTTTTTTGGGTATCTACAATTTCAACCCTTCTATCGAGGGGCACATTGAAAACAGGCTCGGCGCATCGGTTGATTCCGAAGTAACGGTAGGAGATCACCTTTACCTTGGTAAAGCAAAATTTCACCCTCGCTTCGGTGATGCTTTCTCTAAAGGTATAGAGTGGCGAGTCCTTGCCATCGAAGATGACAGAGCACTTCTAATTGCTAATGACATTATTGAGCTGCGAGGGTACCACAACACAGATGCCGACGTTACATGGGAGACGTGTGATGTGCGAAGCTGGTTGAATGGAGAGTTCTATAACGGTTTGCCGAATAGCGTAAAGTCAGTCGCAATCCCCGTTCAAGTGACAAATGGCGACAACCCTGTGTATGACACCGACGGGGGGAATGACACGGAAGATACGGTGTTTTTGCTCTCGCTTGATGAAGCTAATGCCTATTTTTCATCCGACGATGACAGGCGAGCGCAAATACTGGTGGAAGGGGAAACTCGCTCATATATCAGAAAAGCATATGGCGTTGATCCGGTGACGGATGCAGAGGAGCATGGTGGATATACGTGGTGGCTGCGCACCCCCGGCGACCTTTTCAAAGCGACGTTCGTCGGAGCAAATGGCAGTTTGGGAACTGGAGAGGGAATCTTCGATGACGGCATAACAGGCACTAGTGTGAGCATGGACGGAAACAGCATTGGAGGGGTCCGTCCTGCTTTATGGGTTCAGGTTGAATCGGAGCAAGGTGATTCTTCCGCTAATGCGCCGATCGAATCCGACCAACCTCAGGTTCCTGCTGGCGTTGTCGACGGAATGGAGACAGGACGAGATGTCGATAAAGCTGAAGAAGAGTACAACATAAGGGAGTATGGGCTCAAACCAAAAGAACAAACCATTGATTGGAGCGATGCGAGAAACTATATAGGCCAGACCGTAACGGTTGAGGGAACTGTTGTTGAAGTCGCCCGTTACCAGTTCAATGGCGGGATTGATAATGGTGGCTCGGAAATTTTCTATCTCAATCTGGGCAACGCTTTTCCCGACATCAATAGGTTCACCGCAATAATCTGGTACGAAGACATACTTACCGGAAGCGTTTATGAAGAACTGACTTACTCTTCCGCAGTTGTAGGTTACACAATTCAGATAACGGGCACGGTAATCGATTACGAGGGGGTTCCGGAAATCGAGATAAGGAGCAATAGTCAGGTGAAAGTCACTAGCGCAGCCCTCGGAGATTGGCTAAGCGAAATGTAA
- a CDS encoding class I SAM-dependent methyltransferase, translating into MQNENLELFASCLSGLEGQLAEELKRLGIKRVRPLGGGVAFFCDVRHALAACLWSRLASRVLVVVGRVNAGDAELLYEGVRRLPWEDVIADGASMAVQAHGMNEELRNTRFTALKVKDAVCDRLREARGERPDVDAANADALVDVRVREARATVSLDLSGESLYHRPYLAPQDGPDAPLSCALAAGLLALAGWRERAARGEALVDPACGDGLLAVEAASVACDLAPGLTRERWGFFGWQQSQPEAWNELIAEADERFERGLEAAVAPGALDGPASAPPDPAYVRVAGASTSSPAIARARDHAKRAGLRQALTVELADADAVAGLVERASAAAGRRRGMEALPCAVASVLAAGEASEARAQAEAVAFVRAASAAPEGSAFATAGGEGVEARFGAAPALKAKLGRDRVATEALVFDAPPKEAVTVVVPDSAGGAEHRVEVLEQTSEQFAARLRKVAKERRKWARREGVTCYRVYDADLPDYAVAVDVYEGAGQAAGNTYVHVAEYAPPKTVDPARARRRFDDVLALVPPALGVRPDHVFAKVRQRDKGGSQYRDAGRRAYVTQVAEDGFTFEVDLAGYLDTGLFLDHRLTRELVGRKAEGKRFLNLFAYTGTATVHAAAGGARTTATVDLSQTYLDWARRNMEQNGFAGEEHTFERGDVMPWIREARRTGRRFDLVFVDPPTFSNSKAMGKRTWDVQRDHVELLIGVSRLLSEEGEAVFSCNLRTFKPDEEALAKYGVKLEDITAQTIPHDFERNPRIHKCYLVRRA; encoded by the coding sequence ATGCAAAACGAAAACCTCGAACTGTTCGCGAGCTGCCTCTCCGGGTTGGAGGGGCAGCTCGCCGAAGAACTGAAGCGTCTCGGCATCAAGCGCGTGCGCCCCCTCGGCGGGGGCGTCGCCTTTTTCTGCGACGTCCGCCATGCGCTGGCCGCGTGCCTGTGGTCGCGGCTGGCCTCGCGCGTGCTCGTGGTGGTGGGCCGCGTGAACGCGGGAGACGCCGAGCTGCTCTACGAGGGCGTGCGGCGCCTTCCCTGGGAGGACGTCATCGCCGACGGCGCGAGCATGGCCGTGCAGGCCCACGGCATGAATGAGGAGCTGCGCAACACGCGCTTCACGGCGCTCAAGGTGAAGGACGCCGTGTGCGACCGTTTGCGCGAGGCGCGCGGGGAGCGCCCCGACGTGGACGCCGCGAACGCCGATGCCCTGGTGGACGTGCGCGTTCGCGAGGCGCGCGCCACCGTGTCGCTCGACCTGTCGGGCGAGTCGCTCTACCATCGACCCTACCTCGCGCCCCAGGACGGGCCCGACGCGCCGCTGTCCTGCGCGCTGGCGGCGGGCCTGCTCGCGCTCGCCGGCTGGCGCGAGCGCGCGGCGCGCGGCGAGGCGCTCGTGGATCCGGCCTGCGGCGACGGTCTTCTCGCGGTGGAGGCGGCCTCGGTCGCCTGCGATCTCGCGCCGGGGCTCACCCGTGAGCGCTGGGGCTTCTTCGGCTGGCAGCAGTCCCAGCCCGAGGCGTGGAACGAGCTCATCGCCGAGGCCGACGAGCGCTTCGAGCGCGGGCTCGAGGCGGCCGTCGCGCCGGGCGCCCTCGACGGCCCCGCCTCGGCCCCGCCCGATCCCGCCTACGTGCGCGTGGCGGGCGCCTCCACATCTTCGCCGGCCATCGCCCGCGCGCGCGACCATGCCAAGCGCGCGGGGCTGCGCCAGGCGCTCACCGTCGAGCTCGCCGATGCCGATGCGGTCGCGGGCCTCGTGGAGCGCGCGAGCGCCGCGGCGGGCAGGCGGCGCGGGATGGAGGCGCTTCCCTGCGCGGTGGCCAGCGTGCTGGCCGCAGGGGAGGCGTCCGAGGCGCGGGCGCAGGCCGAGGCGGTCGCGTTCGTGCGCGCGGCCTCGGCGGCTCCTGAGGGCTCGGCCTTCGCGACGGCGGGCGGCGAGGGCGTGGAGGCGCGCTTCGGCGCCGCTCCCGCGCTCAAGGCAAAGCTCGGACGCGACCGCGTGGCCACCGAGGCGCTCGTGTTCGACGCGCCGCCCAAGGAGGCCGTCACGGTGGTCGTGCCCGACTCCGCCGGCGGCGCGGAGCATCGCGTCGAGGTGCTCGAGCAGACCTCCGAGCAGTTCGCCGCCCGCCTGCGCAAGGTGGCCAAGGAGCGCCGCAAGTGGGCGCGGCGCGAGGGCGTCACGTGCTACCGCGTGTACGACGCCGACCTGCCCGACTACGCCGTGGCCGTGGACGTGTACGAGGGCGCGGGCCAGGCGGCCGGGAACACCTACGTCCATGTGGCCGAGTACGCGCCGCCCAAGACCGTCGACCCCGCGCGTGCGCGGCGGCGCTTCGACGACGTGCTGGCGCTCGTGCCGCCGGCGCTCGGCGTGCGGCCCGACCACGTGTTCGCCAAGGTGCGCCAGCGCGACAAGGGCGGCAGCCAGTACCGCGACGCCGGCCGGCGCGCCTACGTCACGCAGGTGGCGGAGGACGGCTTCACGTTCGAGGTCGATCTGGCGGGGTACCTTGACACGGGGCTGTTCCTCGACCATCGGCTCACGCGCGAGCTGGTGGGGCGCAAGGCCGAGGGCAAGCGCTTCCTCAACCTGTTCGCCTACACCGGCACGGCCACGGTGCACGCGGCCGCAGGCGGGGCGCGCACGACGGCCACCGTCGACCTGTCGCAGACCTACCTCGACTGGGCGCGGCGCAACATGGAGCAGAACGGCTTCGCGGGGGAGGAGCACACCTTCGAGCGCGGCGACGTCATGCCGTGGATCAGGGAGGCGCGCCGCACGGGCCGCCGCTTCGACCTGGTGTTCGTCGACCCGCCCACCTTCTCCAACTCCAAGGCCATGGGCAAGCGCACCTGGGACGTGCAGCGCGACCACGTGGAGCTGCTGATAGGGGTGTCGCGCCTTCTGTCCGAGGAGGGCGAGGCCGTGTTCTCGTGCAACCTGCGCACGTTCAAGCCCGACGAGGAGGCGCTCGCCAAGTACGGCGTCAAGCTGGAGGACATCACCGCGCAGACCATCCCGCACGACTTCGAGCGCAACCCCCGCATCCACAAGTGCTACCTCGTGCGCCGCGCGTAA
- a CDS encoding PadR family transcriptional regulator, with amino-acid sequence MQQRFAQQVKKGALEMLVLKLLVREEKYGYQLITELRERTDGAISLKEGTLYPILYRLEDSGLVESRLAARADKEPARKYYAITGEGRTALEEMRGIWNEFDGHVRSIMEEEQ; translated from the coding sequence ATGCAGCAGCGGTTCGCACAGCAGGTGAAGAAGGGCGCGCTCGAGATGCTCGTCCTCAAGCTGCTCGTGCGCGAGGAGAAGTACGGCTACCAGCTGATCACCGAGCTGCGGGAGCGCACCGACGGCGCGATCTCGCTCAAGGAGGGCACGCTGTACCCCATCCTCTACCGGCTGGAGGACAGCGGCCTCGTGGAGAGCCGCCTGGCCGCGCGCGCCGACAAGGAGCCCGCGCGCAAGTATTACGCGATCACCGGCGAGGGCCGCACGGCCCTTGAGGAGATGCGCGGCATCTGGAACGAGTTCGACGGTCACGTGAGGTCGATCATGGAGGAGGAGCAATGA